From a region of the Salvelinus alpinus chromosome 2, SLU_Salpinus.1, whole genome shotgun sequence genome:
- the LOC139567880 gene encoding uncharacterized protein has translation MAVLIGIAFRVSWLCCLLIGGITCSTSEGDWSPALGSNAAWLYAGSLRSLGNGNYKSPAVQMKAQQKHPASILRKELALMSQQPQQVRYQAQMPQNQPATELQKQKQLTAMNQQVWHPAQMPLQQKQPTAVPQQVWHPDHMPLQHKQPTAKPQQVWHPAQMPLQQKQPTAVPQQVWHPAQMPLQQKQPTAVPQQVWHPAQMPLQQKQPTAVPQQVWHPAQMPLQQKQPTAVPQQVWHPAQMPLQQKQPTAVPQQVWHPAQMPLQQKQPTAVPQQVWHPAQMPLQQKQPTAVPQQVWHPAQMPLQQKQPTAVPQQVWHPAQMPLQQKQPTAVPQQVWHPAQMPLQQKQPTAVPQQVWHPAQMPLQPKQPTAVSQQVWHPAQMPLQQKQPTAVPQQVWHPAQMPLQQKQPTAVPQQVWHPAQMPLQQKQPTAVPQQVWHPAQMPLQQKQPTAVPQQVWHPAQMPLQQKQPTAVPQQVWHPAQMPLQQKQPTAVPQQVWHPAQMPLQQKQPTAVPQQVWHPAHMPLQQKQPTAVPQQVWHPAQMPLQQKQPTAVPQQVWHPAQMPLQQKQLTAMNQQVWHPAQMPLQQKQPTAVPQQVWHPAQMPLQQKQPTAVPQQVWHPAQMPLQQKQPTAVSQQVWHPAQMPLQQKQPTAVPQQVWHPAQMPLQQKQPTAVPQQVWHPAQMPLQQKQPTAVPQQVWHPAQMPLQQKQPTAVPQQVWHPAQMPLQQKQPTAVPQQVWHPAQMPVQQKQPTAVPQQVWHPAQMPLQLKQQPTEPQKLTSMPQQVSYRSKMLQLQNHLAAMPQKPLMLHPAQFPQQQQELAVEPQQQQELAVEPQQQQELAVEPQQQQELAVEPQQQQELAVEPQQQQELAVEPQQQQELAVEPQQELAVEPQQELAVEPQQELAVEPQQELAVEPQQQQELAVEPQQVTYPAYARRMPQQQSNHIPQQEWHVSHMPLQQKQLATEPQQKELTAMPQQVWYRAKTLQQHNPLAAMPQKQQASIPQQPPLVWHPAYFPQQQKELAVEPQQQKELAVEPQQVRYPAQMPQQQPNHIPQQLWHVAQMPQQQLVPMSQQKHYESTEDGASSSSQFQISSESHYKNGRTVFSQTRYTPREAMPVDSGNDPNDSDVGIFEPSTYPPLVMDPTRKI, from the exons atggccGTGTTGATTGGAATTGCTTTCAG AGTTTCTTGGCTTTGTTGCCTGCTAATTGGAGGGATAACGTGTTCTACATCAGAAG gTGATTGGTCTCCTGCACTGGGTTCTAATGCAGCATGGCTCTATGCAGGATCACTTAGGTCTCTAGGAAATGGCAATTATAAGTCTCCAGCAGTTCAAATGAAAGCGCAACAGAAACATCCGGCCTCCATCCTGCGGAAGGAACTGGCCCTCATGTCCCAGCAACCTCAGCAAGTGAGATATCAAGCTCAAATGCCCCAGAATCAACCAGCCACTGAACTTCAGAAGCAGAAGCAACTGACTGCCATGaaccagcaagtgtggcatccagctcaaatgcccctgcagcagaagcaaccgaccgccgtgccccagcaagtgtggcatccagatCACATGCCCCTGCAGCACAAGCAACCAACCGCCAagccccagcaagtgtggcatccagctcaaatgcccctgcagcagaagcaaccgaccgccgtgccccagcaagtgtggcatccagctcaaatgcccctgcagcagaagcaaccgaccgccgtgccccagcaagtgtggcatccagctcaaatgcccctgcagcagaagcaaccgaccgccgtgccccagcaagtgtggcatccagctcaaatgcccctgcagcagaagcaaccgaccgccgtgccccagcaagtgtggcatccagctcaaatgcccctgcagcagaagcaaccgaccgccgtgccccagcaagtgtggcatccagctcaaatgcccctgcagcagaagcaaccgaccgccgtgccccagcaagtgtggcatccagctcaaatgcccctgcagcagaagcaaccgaccgccgtgccccagcaagtgtggcatccagctcaaatgcccctgcagcagaagcaaccgaccgccgtgccccagcaagtgtggcatccagctcaaatgcccctgcagcagaagcaaccgaccgccgtgccccagcaagtgtggcatccagctcaaatgcccctgcagcagaagcaaccgaccgccgtgccccagcaagtgtggcatccagctcaaatgccgcTGCAGCCGAAGCAACCTACCGCCGTatcccagcaagtgtggcatccagctcaaatgcccctgcagcagaagcaaccgaccgccgtgccccagcaagtgtggcatccagctcaaatgcccctgcagcagaagcaaccgaccgccgtgccccagcaagtgtggcatccagctcaaatgcccctgcagcagaagcaaccgaccgccgtgccccagcaagtgtggcatccagctcaaatgcccctgcagcagaagcaacctaccgccgtgccccagcaagtgtggcatccagctcaaatgcccctgcagcagaagcaacctaccgccgtgccccagcaagtgtggcatccagctcaaatgcccctgcagcagaagcaaccgaccgccgtgccccagcaagtgtggcatccagctcaaatgcccctgcagcagaagcaaccgaccgccgtgccccagcaagtgtggcatccagctcacatgcccctgcagcagaagcaaccgaccgccgtgccccagcaagtgtggcatccagctcaaatgcccctgcagcagaagcaaccgaccgccgtgccccagcaagtgtggcatccagctcaaatgcccttGCAGCAGAAGCAACTGACTGCCATGaaccagcaagtgtggcatccagctcaaatgcccctgcagcagaagcaaccgaccgccgtgccccagcaagtgtggcatccagcgcaaatgcccctgcagcagaagcaaccgaccgccgtgccccagcaagtgtggcatccagctcaaatgccgctgcagcagaagcaacctaCCGCCGTatcccagcaagtgtggcatccagctcaaatgcccctgcagcagaagcaaccgaccgccgtgccccagcaagtgtggcatccagcgcAAATGCCcttgcagcagaagcaaccgaccgccgtgccccagcaagtgtggcatccagctcaaatgcccttgcagcagaagcaaccgaccgccgtgccccagcaagtgtggcatccagctcaaatgcccctgcagcagaagcaaccgaccgccgtgccccagcaagtgtggcatccagctcaaatgcccctgcagcagaagcaaccgaccgccgtgccccagcaagtgtggcatccagctcaaatgcccgtgcagcagaagcaaccgaccgccgtgccccagcaagtgtggcatccagctcaaatgcccctgcagcTGAAGCAACAGCCCACTGAACCTCAGAAGCTGACGTCTATGCCCCAGCAAGTGTCGTATCGATCTAAAATGCTCCAGCTTCAAAATCATCTGGCTGCCATGCCACAGAAGCCTCTTATGTTGCATCCAGCTCAATTtccccagcagcagcaggagctggccgtcgaaccccagcagcagcaggagctggccgtcgaaccccagcagcagcaggagctggccgtcgaaccccagcagcagcaggagctggccgtcgaaccccagcagcagcaggagctggccgtcgaaccccagcagcagcaggagctggccgtcgaaccccagcagcagcaggagctggccgtcgaaccccagcaggagctggccgtcgaaccccagcaggagctggccgtcgaaccccagcaggagctggccgtcgaaccccagcaggagctggccgtcgaaccccagcagcagcaggagctggcCGTCGAACCCCAGCAAGTGACGTATCCAGCGTATGCCAGACGTATGCCCCAGCAGCAATCGAACCACATTCCTCAGCAAGAATGGCATGTATCTCAcatgcccctgcagcagaagcaactGGCCACTGAACCTCAGCAGAAGGAACTGACCGCCATGCCCCAGCAAGTGTGGTATCGAGCTAAAACGCTCCAGCAGCATAATCCTTTGGCCGCCATGCCACAGAAGCAACAGGCCTCCATTCCCCAGCAGCCTCCGCTCGTGTGGCATCCAGCTTATTTCCCCCAGCAGCAGAAGGAACTGGCCGTCGAACCCCAGCAGCAGAAGGAACTGGCCGTCGAACCCCAGCAAGTGAggtatccagctcaaatgccccagCAGCAACCGAACCACATTCCTCAGCAATTATGGCATGTAGCCCAAATGCCCCAGCAGCAACTGGTCCCAATGTCTCAGCAGAAGCACTACGAAAGCACTGAAGATGGCGCCTCTAGTAGTTCTCAGTTCCAAATCAGTTCCGAATCGCACTACAAGAATGGCAGAACTGTCTTCTCCCAAACCCGCTACACTCCTAGGGAGGCTATGCCTGTTGACAGTGGAAATGATCCCAATGACAGTGATGTTGGCATATTTGAACCAAGCACATACCCACCACTAGTAATGGATCCTACAAG GAAAATCTAA